A single genomic interval of Cherax quadricarinatus isolate ZL_2023a chromosome 76, ASM3850222v1, whole genome shotgun sequence harbors:
- the LOC128703676 gene encoding zinc finger protein 271-like, with translation MRVHKGKKCYQCSVCLREFKTNVNLINHKETHRGNRSYQCSECLKDFKQRSYLVQHMKVHSKEKPFQCKECLKSFKHRSYLVLHLRIHTGEKPYQCSECFKSFSQHSHLLKHKKVHTRERPYQCLECEKDFTDKSGLGRHMRVHTGERSFQCSECGKDFSDKSDLVRHVKIHSKEKLYRCTECNKEFNYKSGLVKHTRCHTEGKPYKCSICLKDFSQRSYLVQHMRVHTGERPYHCSVCLKDFKRNSQLEIHKRVHTGERPYQCAECQKGFSDKSNFVRHMRVHTGEKPYQCSECFKYFSQHSHLLLHMKGHKSESPYHCSDCLLDFSSNSELLIHMRVHIREKSKTPLT, from the coding sequence ATGAGGGTTCATAAAGGAAAGAAATGTTATCAGTGTTCAGTTTGTTTAAGAGAATTTAAAACAAACGTAAATCTAATAAATCACAAGGAAACTCATAGAGGGAACAGATCATATCAGTGTTCTGAGTGTCTTAAGGACTTTAAACAGCGTTCATATTTAGTTCAGCATATGAAAGTTCATTCAAAGGAGAAACCATTTCAGTGTAAAGAGTGTCTTAAAAGCTTTAAACATCGCTCCTATCTAGTTTTACATTTGAGAATTCATACAggggagaaaccatatcagtgttcagagtgttttaaAAGCTTCTCACAGCATTCACATTTACTAAAACACAAAAAAGTTCATACACGTGAGAGACCATATCAGTGTttagaatgtgaaaaagactttaCTGACAAGTCAGGTTTAGGACGCCACATGAGAGTTCATACTGGAGAGAGATCATTTCAGTGCTCGGAATGTGGCAAAGATTTCTCCGATAAATCGGATCTAGTAAGACACGTGAAAATTCATTCAAAGGAAAAATTGTATCGGTGTACTGAATGTAACAAAGAGTTTAATTATAAATCAGGTCTAGTGAAACACACAAGGTGTCACACAGAAGGCAAACCATATAAATGTTCAATATGTCTGAAAGACTTCTCACAGCGTTCATATCTTGTacaacacatgagagttcatacgGGAGAGAGACCATATCATTGTTCAGTGTGTCTGAAGGACTTCAAGCGCAACTCACAGTTAGAAATACATAAGagagttcatacaggagagagACCATATCAGTGTGCTGAATGTCAAAAAGGATTTTCGGATAAATCAAATTTTGTAAGGCATATGagagttcatacaggagagaaaccgtATCAATGCTCAGAATGTTTTAAATATTTTTCTCAGCATTCACATCTACTTCTTCACATGAAAGGTCATAAGAGTGAGAGTCCATATCATTGCTCAGATTGTCTATTAGATTTTTCAAGTAATTCAGAGCTGTTAatacatatgagagtacatataaGAGAAAAGTCCAAAACACCTTTAACATAA